One Spirochaeta africana DSM 8902 genomic window carries:
- a CDS encoding lipid II:glycine glycyltransferase FemX, giving the protein MKCEFVDETAYARAVLAYKERSPLSLPLLQSSWWGRFKTFFGWQPLYCLIDGNPLLVLRRELMLGREIWYVPWGFGWLAGGAGEAGGAGVTGGAGGAGGAGVAGVAGVAGGAGGAGGAGGAGVAGGAGAAIPVVAKRPPELAGAGEAAGAGVAVELQGETETDTDAATSDTVGAGETGQTGGAVETAEAAVSARDAVRTLQRAAREAGIRTRPVCIRVELPFGVADYQPDTPGLAVAAAGFVDPQATIQVPTTVLLDLRLPFDEITAQMKKKTRYNMRLAEKKGVTVRPAADQADFDRWYAMYLETAERDGIAIHSREYYLTFLRLASQGSGLAPAAGDTGAAGTACQTGATDKAGLAIQQAPLSASKDAPEVQLLLAEHEGDLLAGIIVAQYDGMATYMYGASSNHKRNLMPAYLLQGEAIRQAQAAGCHSYDFLGIPPTADPADAMHGLFRFKTGFGGRIVRRYGAGDVPVRRGLYLGWRLAERARRWYYLSFRKR; this is encoded by the coding sequence ATGAAGTGTGAATTTGTCGACGAGACCGCCTATGCAAGGGCGGTCTTGGCATATAAAGAGCGTTCGCCTCTCAGCCTGCCGCTGCTGCAAAGCAGCTGGTGGGGCCGGTTCAAGACGTTCTTCGGTTGGCAGCCGCTGTACTGTTTGATAGACGGCAATCCGCTGCTGGTGCTGCGTCGCGAGCTTATGCTGGGGCGCGAGATCTGGTACGTACCGTGGGGTTTCGGATGGCTGGCTGGTGGTGCCGGTGAAGCCGGTGGGGCTGGTGTGACCGGTGGGGCCGGTGGGGCCGGTGGGGCCGGTGTGGCCGGTGTGGCCGGTGTGGCCGGTGGGGCCGGTGGGGCCGGTGGGGCCGGTGGGGCCGGTGTGGCCGGTGGAGCCGGGGCGGCGATTCCAGTTGTTGCCAAGCGCCCGCCGGAACTGGCTGGAGCTGGCGAGGCCGCTGGTGCCGGAGTCGCGGTCGAACTCCAGGGCGAGACCGAGACCGACACCGACGCCGCGACCTCAGATACCGTTGGAGCTGGGGAGACCGGACAAACCGGCGGAGCGGTCGAGACTGCCGAGGCTGCAGTATCCGCCAGGGACGCTGTTCGTACGCTGCAGCGCGCTGCGCGCGAGGCTGGTATCCGTACCCGCCCGGTGTGTATACGCGTCGAGCTGCCGTTCGGTGTGGCTGATTACCAGCCCGATACCCCGGGCCTGGCAGTCGCTGCGGCAGGATTTGTCGATCCCCAGGCTACCATCCAGGTGCCGACCACGGTACTGCTGGATCTGCGGCTGCCGTTCGATGAGATCACTGCTCAGATGAAGAAAAAGACCCGCTACAATATGCGGCTGGCCGAGAAAAAGGGCGTGACGGTGCGCCCTGCTGCCGATCAGGCGGATTTCGATCGCTGGTACGCGATGTACCTCGAGACGGCCGAGCGCGACGGGATTGCGATCCACAGCCGGGAGTACTACCTGACTTTTCTGCGTCTGGCCAGTCAGGGATCGGGGTTAGCACCGGCTGCCGGGGACACCGGTGCTGCCGGTACTGCCTGTCAGACCGGCGCCACCGACAAGGCTGGTCTGGCCATCCAGCAAGCCCCCCTGTCGGCAAGCAAGGATGCCCCCGAGGTCCAGCTGCTGCTGGCAGAGCACGAGGGTGATCTGCTGGCCGGGATAATTGTGGCGCAGTACGACGGTATGGCTACCTACATGTACGGGGCTTCCAGCAATCACAAGCGCAATCTGATGCCGGCCTATCTGCTGCAGGGCGAGGCCATCCGGCAGGCGCAGGCAGCGGGCTGCCACAGCTACGATTTTCTGGGGATCCCGCCGACGGCAGATCCTGCCGATGCCATGCATGGCTTGTTCCGCTTCAAGACCGGGTTCGGCGGGCGGATTGTACGACGTTATGGTGCTGGTGATGTGCCGGTGCGGCGGGGGTTGTATCTGGGGTGGCGTCTGGCCGAGCGGGCACGCCGCTGGTACTACCTGTCGTTTCGCAAACGCTGA
- a CDS encoding bifunctional folylpolyglutamate synthase/dihydrofolate synthase yields MIESPVSSRLHSLDEGFAWIESLTNFERKPMDQREYRLDRMQTILELLEHPERKLQIVHLAGSKGKGSTAAMIAAILHTAGMRTAVYTSPHVLDYRERFQLLGDGFPDELLLEGIRILCRETTCPGGQLAPLQPTTFELLTALFFYVAAAADVTYAVLETGIGGRLDATNAVADTRAAVITSIELEHTDILGDSIEKIASEKAGIIKPGRPVFIGQLPPAAVAVATRRAAELAAPLAHARDLARACPEHGEIEFADGSRIRPVLQMLGSVQLENAALAAAVIRSLHPEIPTSIIRKGLEAAVLPARMQLIAGVPPIVIDGAHTVDSVARNLPAAASVMPAGGTVIFGAVRGKNIAGMVRELCQVYQHAVVCRPGSFKPSDPEFIAAEFRRHLPADAVAVIEDPAAALTQAAAWCTQPDQGICVTGSFFLAGKILHAIAEGTVAARAV; encoded by the coding sequence ATGATCGAATCACCTGTCAGCAGCCGTCTGCACAGTCTGGATGAAGGTTTTGCCTGGATCGAGTCACTGACCAATTTTGAGCGTAAACCGATGGATCAGCGCGAATACCGGCTGGATCGCATGCAGACCATTCTGGAACTGCTGGAACATCCCGAGCGAAAGCTGCAGATCGTGCACCTTGCCGGCTCCAAGGGAAAAGGCTCCACCGCAGCCATGATCGCTGCGATCCTGCACACTGCCGGGATGCGCACCGCCGTCTACACCTCGCCGCATGTGCTGGATTATCGCGAACGTTTCCAGCTGCTGGGAGACGGATTCCCGGACGAGCTGCTGCTGGAGGGCATCCGGATACTGTGCCGGGAAACCACCTGCCCCGGCGGACAGCTGGCACCCCTGCAGCCGACGACCTTTGAACTGCTGACGGCCCTCTTTTTCTACGTCGCCGCGGCAGCCGACGTGACGTATGCCGTGCTGGAAACCGGGATTGGCGGTCGTCTGGACGCTACCAACGCCGTCGCCGACACCCGGGCTGCGGTTATTACCTCCATCGAGCTGGAACACACCGACATCCTTGGTGACAGCATAGAGAAGATTGCCTCCGAAAAGGCCGGCATCATCAAACCGGGCCGTCCCGTGTTTATCGGGCAGCTGCCGCCGGCTGCGGTTGCGGTAGCCACCCGTCGGGCGGCCGAGCTCGCCGCACCGCTGGCACATGCCCGTGATCTTGCACGGGCATGCCCGGAACATGGCGAGATCGAGTTTGCCGACGGCAGCCGCATCCGTCCGGTACTGCAGATGCTGGGGTCGGTCCAACTGGAAAATGCGGCACTGGCAGCTGCTGTAATCCGCAGCCTGCACCCCGAGATACCGACATCGATTATCCGAAAAGGACTGGAAGCAGCGGTGCTGCCCGCCCGGATGCAGTTGATTGCCGGGGTTCCGCCAATCGTGATTGACGGAGCCCACACCGTAGACTCGGTTGCGCGTAACCTTCCGGCAGCAGCAAGTGTTATGCCGGCAGGCGGCACGGTTATTTTCGGTGCTGTACGCGGCAAGAATATTGCCGGTATGGTGCGTGAGCTGTGCCAGGTGTACCAGCATGCGGTAGTCTGCAGACCAGGCAGTTTCAAACCCAGCGATCCTGAGTTTATCGCGGCCGAGTTTCGTCGCCATCTGCCGGCAGACGCGGTCGCGGTTATCGAAGACCCGGCCGCCGCACTGACGCAGGCAGCTGCCTGGTGCACCCAGCCCGATCAGGGCATATGCGTGACCGGCTCATTCTTCCTGGCAGGTAAAATCCTGCATGCGATTGCAGAAGGAACCGTGGCTGCTCGCGCTGTGTAA
- a CDS encoding Rqc2 family fibronectin-binding protein has translation MSLNWQEIDCVLDELQLPGCFIQKIKQPDFRTLVLDLYRPGEAFPLLFSLQDRRIRLHRTRHVPPNTKGSQRFAQLLRSHIQGGRITAVEHHNKDRIVRLDITHTDTSYRLWFRLWGGKANILLTDPSNEIIDAFLRRPQHGEASGHQLVLPEPSGSPDPDRFPVRQTAYTERERDFNRAIDEEYFHSEQNERLQQLQRSHTRQLQTRAAKLRKQLQDLSRARDESGRIDQYQTWGTLLLTHMHTLQPGAETHIEVPDYSGHRISIPIDPALSLPENADRLFAKAKKARHSADRTRDLLQAVQEELAQVEQRIQAIAERPEQLLENEVRSGKSAVRSTPGMPGLQFRSGQCNIVVGRTAAENDTLLRRYVKGNDWWLHSRDTPGAYVFIKPPPGKSVPLEVLLDAGNLAVWYSKAKSAGKADLFYTQVKYLKRVKGGKQGLVIPTQEKNLTVQLDNNRLQRVMGNKQEQI, from the coding sequence ATGTCTTTGAACTGGCAGGAAATTGATTGTGTCCTCGATGAACTGCAGCTGCCCGGCTGCTTTATCCAGAAGATCAAGCAGCCGGACTTCCGCACCCTGGTACTCGATCTGTACCGGCCAGGCGAGGCCTTCCCGCTCCTGTTCTCCCTGCAGGACAGGCGAATCCGGCTACATCGCACCCGCCACGTCCCGCCGAACACCAAGGGCTCGCAGCGCTTTGCCCAGCTGCTGCGTTCGCACATCCAGGGCGGCCGGATTACCGCTGTTGAACATCACAACAAGGATAGAATTGTGCGCCTGGATATCACCCATACGGATACCAGCTATCGGCTGTGGTTCCGCCTATGGGGCGGCAAGGCCAATATCCTGCTGACCGATCCGTCCAACGAGATCATTGATGCCTTTCTGCGCCGACCGCAGCACGGCGAAGCCTCGGGTCATCAGCTGGTACTGCCCGAGCCATCCGGCAGCCCCGACCCCGACAGGTTCCCGGTGCGCCAGACTGCGTACACCGAACGAGAAAGGGATTTCAATCGTGCGATCGATGAGGAATATTTCCACAGCGAACAAAATGAACGTCTGCAGCAGCTGCAGCGCAGCCATACCCGGCAGCTGCAAACCCGGGCAGCCAAGCTGCGCAAACAGCTGCAGGATCTTTCCAGGGCACGCGATGAATCCGGGCGGATTGACCAGTATCAGACCTGGGGGACCCTGTTGTTAACCCACATGCACACCCTGCAGCCGGGGGCAGAGACACATATCGAGGTTCCCGATTACAGCGGCCATAGAATCTCGATTCCGATTGATCCCGCCCTGTCGCTGCCGGAGAATGCCGATCGCCTGTTCGCAAAGGCCAAAAAGGCGCGTCACAGCGCTGATCGTACCAGGGATCTGCTGCAGGCGGTACAGGAAGAACTGGCGCAGGTCGAGCAACGCATCCAGGCTATCGCCGAGCGCCCGGAACAGCTGCTGGAGAACGAGGTACGTTCGGGCAAATCAGCGGTGCGCAGCACCCCGGGTATGCCGGGGCTGCAGTTCCGCTCCGGGCAATGCAACATAGTGGTAGGTCGAACAGCCGCCGAAAACGACACCCTGCTGCGCCGCTATGTAAAGGGCAACGACTGGTGGCTGCACAGCCGCGACACCCCCGGCGCTTATGTATTTATCAAGCCCCCACCCGGCAAGAGCGTACCGCTGGAGGTACTGCTGGATGCCGGAAACCTGGCAGTCTGGTACTCCAAGGCCAAGTCTGCCGGCAAGGCCGACCTGTTCTACACCCAGGTAAAATACCTGAAGCGGGTCAAGGGCGGCAAACAGGGGCTGGTGATACCAACCCAGGAAAAGAATCTGACCGTACAGCTGGACAACAACCGTTTGCAGCGAGTAATGGGCAACAAACAGGAGCAGATATGA
- a CDS encoding SDR family oxidoreductase, whose product MSHRPVALITGVSRAIGIGATIALSLADAGWDLAMASWRPYDQSMPWGSSPDELTELTRQLQEAGAAVSCVEADLSQPRTPEQIFDHAEQQHDSITALVMSHCHSVDSDILSTTVEAFDTHFAVNARATWLLVREFARRFRAEAGSGRIVSITSDHTAGNLPYGASKGAMDRIVLAAAHEFRHLGITANVINPGATDTGWMTPELQEEVRRITLGGRVGQPQDCANLVRFLCSEEGGWINAQLLYSDGGLQ is encoded by the coding sequence ATGTCACACCGCCCCGTCGCCCTTATAACCGGCGTCAGCCGCGCTATCGGTATCGGCGCCACCATCGCCCTGAGTCTCGCCGATGCTGGCTGGGACCTCGCCATGGCCAGCTGGCGCCCCTACGACCAGAGCATGCCCTGGGGCAGCAGCCCCGACGAACTGACAGAACTCACCCGCCAGCTGCAAGAGGCAGGAGCCGCCGTCAGCTGTGTAGAAGCCGACCTCTCGCAGCCCCGGACCCCCGAACAGATCTTTGACCATGCCGAACAGCAGCACGACAGCATCACTGCCCTGGTCATGTCGCACTGCCACTCGGTAGACAGCGACATACTCTCCACCACCGTAGAGGCCTTTGACACCCACTTTGCCGTAAACGCCCGCGCCACCTGGCTCCTGGTACGCGAGTTCGCTCGGCGATTTCGCGCCGAAGCCGGCAGCGGCAGGATTGTATCCATAACCAGCGACCACACCGCCGGCAACCTCCCCTACGGCGCCAGCAAAGGCGCCATGGATCGCATCGTCCTGGCCGCCGCCCACGAGTTTCGCCACCTCGGGATTACCGCCAACGTCATCAACCCCGGCGCCACCGACACCGGCTGGATGACCCCCGAACTCCAGGAAGAGGTCCGGCGCATTACCCTGGGCGGCCGCGTCGGCCAACCACAGGACTGCGCCAATCTGGTACGGTTTCTCTGTTCAGAAGAAGGTGGCTGGATCAACGCCCAGCTGTTGTACAGCGACGGCGGACTGCAGTAG
- the hisD gene encoding histidinol dehydrogenase, whose translation MQMQVRRWKDVSRDEQQRFLKRSELDISNIQDSIQDILDKVRADGDTALRALTNKLDKVDLSSIPLRITDEEFAAAADALDPAVKEALDHAFDNVTRFHKGQVPAADTMMEIEPGIIVGERHTPIDSVGLYVPHGRGSFPSMVYMQSIPAKLAGVPRIVMVTPPGPDGRVDPAVLYAAAATGVDEVYRVGGPHAIAALAYGTETIARVDKIQGPGSMYVTAAKRLLVGTVDIGMPAGPSESIIIADRHADPYTVALDLIIEAEHGSDSSAILISTSEPVAEAVADILPDLIDEVEEPRKGFLQDVFGNYGGIFLAGDLYEAADIVNQFAPEHLQIRTSEPWATMRLIRNASEILLGSHIPFSIANYITGPNAILPTGGNARTYSALSVRDFIKYSSVVYLEPSGYDRVAGKVTTLADYEGFQTHAKAIRERNRSL comes from the coding sequence ATGCAGATGCAGGTACGCAGATGGAAGGATGTTTCCAGGGATGAGCAGCAGCGCTTCCTGAAGCGCTCCGAACTGGATATCAGCAACATCCAGGACTCAATCCAGGACATTCTTGACAAGGTTCGCGCCGACGGTGATACCGCACTGCGCGCACTGACCAACAAGCTCGACAAGGTAGACCTCTCCTCGATACCGTTGCGAATTACCGACGAGGAGTTCGCCGCCGCTGCCGATGCACTTGATCCCGCAGTGAAAGAAGCGCTGGATCATGCCTTTGACAATGTAACCAGGTTTCATAAAGGACAGGTGCCGGCGGCTGACACCATGATGGAGATCGAGCCCGGGATTATCGTTGGCGAGCGCCATACCCCGATCGACTCGGTCGGGCTGTACGTACCCCACGGCCGCGGCAGCTTTCCCTCGATGGTGTATATGCAGTCCATTCCAGCCAAGCTTGCCGGGGTTCCCCGCATCGTAATGGTGACACCCCCAGGCCCGGACGGCAGGGTGGATCCTGCTGTTCTGTATGCAGCCGCAGCTACCGGTGTAGACGAGGTGTATCGGGTCGGCGGCCCGCATGCAATTGCAGCACTGGCCTACGGCACCGAGACCATCGCCCGGGTGGACAAGATCCAGGGCCCCGGCAGCATGTATGTAACCGCCGCCAAACGCCTGCTGGTCGGAACCGTCGATATCGGCATGCCGGCCGGGCCGTCGGAATCAATCATCATTGCGGATCGCCACGCCGACCCCTACACCGTCGCGCTGGATCTTATTATCGAGGCCGAACACGGGTCCGATTCATCGGCGATACTCATCAGTACCAGCGAACCGGTGGCCGAGGCAGTAGCCGACATCCTGCCGGATCTGATTGATGAGGTCGAGGAACCACGCAAGGGCTTTCTTCAGGACGTATTCGGTAACTATGGCGGGATATTCCTGGCCGGGGATCTGTACGAAGCCGCCGACATCGTGAACCAGTTCGCGCCGGAGCATCTGCAGATCCGCACCAGCGAACCCTGGGCCACCATGCGGCTTATCCGCAATGCCTCCGAGATCCTGCTGGGCAGCCACATTCCGTTCTCTATAGCCAACTACATCACCGGGCCCAACGCCATCCTGCCGACCGGCGGCAATGCGCGCACCTACTCGGCCCTGTCGGTCCGGGATTTCATCAAGTACAGCTCGGTAGTGTACCTGGAACCGAGCGGCTACGATCGCGTTGCCGGGAAGGTCACCACCCTGGCCGACTACGAAGGATTCCAGACCCATGCCAAGGCGATCCGGGAGCGCAACCGCAGTCTATGA
- the metG gene encoding methionine--tRNA ligase, giving the protein MKKRLITSALPYVNNIPHLGNLIQVLSADVFARFCRSRGYETLYVCGSDENGTATETRALEEGVTPQELCDRYHKIHTEIYQWFNISFDRYGRTATPQQTEITQDIFLKAYENGYITEHTIQQLYSEKSDMFLADRYVYGECPHCGYDRARGDQCESCGKLLEPTELIGPRSMLDDSVPVLKDTRHLYLNLPGVLPKLQAWMDTAAKKGRWANNAVKMTEAWIRDGLKERAITRDLKWGVPVPLEGFEKKVFYVWFDAPIGYISITAGLTDDWQSWWKNPDEVELFQFIGKDNIPFHTVIFPCSLLASGDSWTMLHHMSSSEYLNYEAGKFSKSQGIGVFGTDAQDTGIPSDVWRFYLYYNRPESSDYMFTWDDFLNKVNGELIGNFSNLVNRTMTFLYKNFDATVPSGDEPSADAGGYTAERSAEFQVEVRRLQQELTEKLEWAEIRDAYRMFFQLCDLGNRTFQANEPWKSRKEDPASAERLMRDLVMLVRDLGILAEPFTPDASQRIAAMLGQSGLSWENLGDPLAGTRIAEPEILFRTLDPKLIGELRERFSGSQKERAAAAAGVAAGGAGEAGATGKAGGAGEAGAEPELPVEQRFAQLVDLRVAEITKVEQHPEADKLYIEELDDGSGSEEPRIIVSGLKGHYTPEELQGQKIILVNNLKAAKLRGVKSHGMLLAADGPNPDGEAVVDVVVCPDASPGDRILVEGFEDAAVPEKKLKIDQFFDLPIRVEDGVLMVGNARLLSGGNPITPRVVKTGEVG; this is encoded by the coding sequence ATGAAAAAGCGACTGATTACCTCGGCTCTGCCGTATGTGAACAACATTCCGCATTTGGGAAACCTGATTCAGGTGTTAAGCGCCGATGTCTTTGCGCGGTTCTGCCGTTCGCGCGGGTACGAGACGCTGTATGTGTGCGGGAGCGATGAGAACGGGACGGCGACCGAGACGCGGGCGCTGGAGGAGGGGGTTACCCCGCAGGAGTTGTGCGACCGCTACCACAAGATCCATACCGAGATATACCAGTGGTTCAATATTTCGTTCGATCGCTACGGTCGTACGGCGACCCCGCAGCAGACCGAGATTACCCAGGATATTTTTCTGAAGGCCTACGAGAATGGCTATATTACCGAGCATACCATCCAGCAGCTCTATAGCGAGAAGAGCGATATGTTTCTGGCGGATCGCTATGTGTACGGTGAGTGCCCGCATTGCGGCTACGACCGGGCGCGCGGGGATCAGTGCGAGAGCTGCGGCAAGCTCTTGGAGCCGACCGAGCTGATCGGGCCGCGCAGCATGCTGGATGATTCGGTGCCGGTGTTAAAGGACACGCGGCATCTGTATCTGAATCTGCCGGGGGTGCTGCCGAAGCTGCAGGCCTGGATGGATACGGCGGCGAAGAAGGGGCGCTGGGCGAACAATGCGGTCAAGATGACCGAGGCCTGGATCCGCGACGGGTTGAAGGAGCGGGCGATTACCCGCGACCTGAAGTGGGGTGTGCCGGTGCCGCTGGAGGGCTTCGAGAAGAAGGTCTTTTATGTGTGGTTCGATGCCCCGATCGGCTATATCTCGATTACCGCGGGGCTGACCGATGACTGGCAGTCGTGGTGGAAGAATCCGGACGAGGTGGAGCTGTTCCAGTTTATCGGCAAGGACAATATTCCTTTCCATACGGTGATCTTTCCCTGTTCGCTTCTGGCCAGCGGCGACAGCTGGACGATGCTGCACCACATGAGCAGCTCGGAGTACCTGAACTATGAGGCGGGCAAGTTCTCCAAGAGCCAGGGGATCGGGGTGTTTGGTACCGATGCCCAGGATACCGGGATTCCGTCGGATGTGTGGCGCTTTTACCTCTATTACAACCGCCCGGAGAGCTCGGACTACATGTTTACCTGGGATGATTTCCTGAACAAGGTGAACGGGGAGCTGATCGGGAACTTTTCCAATCTGGTGAACCGGACAATGACCTTTCTGTACAAGAACTTTGATGCGACGGTTCCTTCCGGTGATGAGCCGAGCGCGGATGCCGGCGGCTATACCGCCGAGCGCAGTGCCGAGTTCCAGGTCGAGGTGCGCCGGCTGCAGCAGGAGCTGACCGAGAAGCTGGAGTGGGCCGAGATCCGCGATGCCTACCGGATGTTCTTCCAGCTGTGCGATCTGGGTAACCGGACCTTTCAGGCCAACGAGCCGTGGAAGAGCCGCAAGGAGGATCCGGCATCGGCCGAGCGGCTGATGCGCGATCTGGTGATGCTGGTGCGGGATCTGGGGATCCTGGCCGAGCCGTTTACCCCGGATGCCTCGCAGCGGATTGCCGCGATGCTGGGGCAGTCGGGCCTGAGCTGGGAGAACCTGGGCGATCCGCTGGCCGGTACCCGGATTGCCGAGCCGGAGATCCTGTTCCGCACCCTGGATCCCAAGCTGATCGGGGAGCTGCGCGAGCGCTTTTCCGGCAGCCAGAAGGAGCGGGCTGCGGCGGCGGCTGGTGTGGCTGCTGGTGGGGCCGGTGAGGCGGGCGCTACTGGTAAGGCTGGCGGCGCCGGTGAGGCGGGCGCCGAGCCGGAGCTCCCGGTAGAGCAGCGGTTTGCGCAGCTGGTGGATCTGCGGGTAGCAGAGATTACCAAGGTCGAGCAGCACCCGGAGGCCGACAAGCTGTACATCGAGGAGCTTGATGACGGCAGCGGCTCGGAGGAGCCGCGGATTATCGTGAGCGGGCTGAAGGGGCACTACACCCCCGAGGAGCTGCAGGGACAGAAGATTATCCTGGTGAACAACCTGAAGGCAGCCAAGCTGCGCGGGGTCAAGAGCCACGGGATGCTGCTGGCTGCCGACGGGCCGAACCCCGACGGCGAGGCGGTGGTGGATGTGGTGGTGTGTCCTGATGCCAGCCCGGGCGACCGGATTCTGGTTGAGGGATTCGAGGATGCCGCTGTGCCGGAGAAGAAGCTCAAGATCGACCAGTTCTTTGACCTGCCGATCCGGGTCGAGGACGGGGTGCTTATGGTCGGGAATGCCCGGCTTTTAAGCGGCGGCAACCCGATCACCCCGCGGGTGGTAAAAACCGGCGAGGTGGGATAA
- the murD gene encoding UDP-N-acetylmuramoyl-L-alanine--D-glutamate ligase — translation MGVKLESRKVTVMGLGLHGGGIASARFCAERGAEVTVTDLRSADELADSIAQLRDLPIRFVLGEHRDQDFRDADLVIKNPAVRRTNRYLQLARAIETDISMFLQECPGPVIAVTGSKGKSTTASAVHAVLSHSYPGSRLGGNITTSPLGFLAELTADDPVVLELSSFQLGDLPLTASWQDGWRFTPAISILTNMMRDHQDYYGSMEPYIRDKQLICAHQQPDGFAILPADDPVTPRFTAATAARCLYICGSGPRADLVGGYLKDTRGYCSITVKCEEVVPTETPYAGPRINLLSAAVALRAFGIPARSIREGLSRFSGIPHRMELLGERNRIALYNDTAATIPTATLATVRSLKRPVILIAGGADKELELDEFREIHQHCHKLVLLAGSASERIAALLPDCNDTLYDNLEAAFQYAMEQAQSLEEPSAVVLSPGAASFNMFQNEFDRGNQFRALAQTWLDQDGS, via the coding sequence TTGGGAGTTAAACTTGAATCCCGCAAGGTTACCGTTATGGGGCTGGGACTGCACGGCGGCGGCATTGCCAGTGCCCGGTTCTGCGCCGAGCGCGGTGCCGAGGTAACCGTTACCGACCTGCGCAGTGCCGACGAGCTTGCAGACTCGATCGCCCAGCTGCGCGACCTGCCCATCCGTTTTGTACTCGGCGAACACCGCGACCAGGATTTCCGGGATGCTGACCTGGTTATCAAGAATCCGGCTGTGCGCCGCACCAATCGCTATCTGCAGCTGGCCAGGGCCATAGAAACCGATATCAGCATGTTTCTGCAGGAATGCCCCGGACCGGTAATCGCGGTTACCGGCAGCAAGGGCAAATCCACTACCGCATCGGCGGTGCATGCCGTGCTGAGCCACAGCTATCCCGGCAGCCGCCTGGGCGGCAACATCACCACCAGTCCACTGGGGTTTCTGGCGGAGCTTACCGCTGATGACCCGGTGGTGCTGGAGCTGTCCTCCTTTCAGCTTGGCGATCTGCCGCTGACCGCATCCTGGCAGGATGGCTGGCGGTTTACCCCGGCTATATCGATCTTAACGAATATGATGCGAGACCACCAGGATTACTACGGCAGCATGGAGCCCTATATTCGCGACAAGCAGCTGATCTGTGCGCATCAGCAGCCCGACGGCTTTGCCATCCTGCCCGCCGACGACCCGGTAACCCCACGATTTACCGCGGCAACCGCCGCCCGCTGCCTGTATATTTGCGGCAGCGGACCGCGCGCCGATCTGGTTGGCGGCTACCTCAAGGATACCCGCGGCTACTGCAGCATCACGGTAAAGTGCGAGGAGGTAGTGCCGACCGAAACCCCCTATGCCGGGCCGCGGATCAATCTGCTGTCAGCAGCAGTTGCCCTGCGTGCCTTTGGCATACCTGCCCGCAGCATCCGTGAAGGCCTGAGCCGGTTCAGCGGCATACCCCATCGGATGGAGCTACTGGGTGAACGCAACCGCATCGCCCTGTACAACGACACCGCCGCGACCATCCCGACAGCAACCCTGGCTACGGTACGCTCACTCAAACGCCCTGTCATCCTGATCGCCGGCGGCGCCGACAAGGAGCTGGAGCTGGATGAGTTTCGCGAGATTCACCAGCACTGTCACAAACTTGTCCTGCTGGCCGGCAGCGCCAGCGAGCGTATTGCCGCCCTGCTGCCCGACTGCAACGACACCCTGTATGACAACCTGGAGGCGGCCTTTCAGTATGCTATGGAACAGGCGCAATCCCTGGAAGAACCCTCGGCAGTGGTACTGTCTCCCGGTGCAGCATCGTTCAATATGTTTCAGAATGAGTTTGATCGCGGGAATCAGTTCCGCGCCCTGGCACAGACCTGGCTCGATCAGGATGGCAGCTGA